A stretch of the Enoplosus armatus isolate fEnoArm2 chromosome 13, fEnoArm2.hap1, whole genome shotgun sequence genome encodes the following:
- the LOC139295823 gene encoding serine-rich and transmembrane domain-containing protein 1, which produces MSGMEVPLVDHNETGISPIDNGTFLRFSPTSASTSAAASSPGRQGNVYVYVWLFLGLLVFLLTLLIISLHRLKNIISSSSSVPDCSSEGGSSFTNMEICSISSQRSTISSLST; this is translated from the coding sequence ATGTCAGGGATGGAGGTCCCACTGGTGGACCATAACGAGACCGGAATCTCTCCAATAGACAATGGGACCTTCCTGCGTTTCTCCCCGACCTCCGCTTCCACGTCGGCGGCCGCCTCGTCACCGGGACGTCAGGGCAacgtttatgtttatgtgtggcTCTTCCTCGGCCTGCTGGTGTTCCTGCTGACGCTGCTCATCATCTCCCTCCACAGGCTGAAGAACataatctcctcctcctcctctgtccccgACTGCAGCAGCGAGGGAGGGAGCTCCTTCACCAACATGGAGATCTGTAGCATCTCGTCTCAGAGGTccaccatctcctcactgtccacCTGA